A genomic segment from Tessaracoccus defluvii encodes:
- a CDS encoding DegT/DnrJ/EryC1/StrS family aminotransferase: MTESFIPPAKPIIGDEEREAVDRVLRSGMIAQGPEVAAFETEFSEHFGLGRACVAVNSGTSGLHLGLLASGVKAGDEVIVPSFTFAATANSVALTGATPVFADIALDDFTLDPASVEAAITDKTVAIMPVHLYGHPAKMDQLRAIADKHGIQLFEDAAQAHGASLNGTPVGAFGTFGMFSLYPTKNMTSGEGGMVSAADEHIERNLRLYRNQGMLQQYHNEVVGLNNRMTDIHAAIGRVQLTKVGAWTKQRQDNAAFLSSNLEGVVVPQVAEGAVHVYHQYTVRVAEDRDGLSKALKEEYNIGSGMFYPVPNHRLKPFQRDVHLANTEQAALECLSLPVHPSLSQGDLERIVTAVNALTKAGA; this comes from the coding sequence ATGACAGAATCCTTCATCCCGCCGGCCAAGCCGATCATCGGCGACGAGGAGCGAGAGGCCGTCGACCGCGTGCTGCGCTCGGGCATGATCGCCCAGGGCCCGGAGGTCGCCGCGTTCGAGACCGAGTTCTCGGAGCACTTCGGCCTCGGCCGCGCCTGTGTCGCCGTCAACTCCGGCACGTCGGGCCTGCACCTCGGCCTGCTCGCGAGCGGCGTGAAGGCCGGCGATGAGGTCATCGTCCCGAGCTTCACCTTCGCCGCGACGGCGAACTCCGTCGCGCTGACCGGCGCCACCCCCGTCTTCGCGGACATCGCCCTCGACGACTTCACGCTCGACCCGGCCTCCGTCGAGGCCGCGATCACGGACAAGACGGTCGCCATCATGCCCGTCCACCTGTACGGCCACCCGGCCAAGATGGACCAGCTCCGCGCGATCGCCGACAAGCACGGCATCCAGCTCTTCGAGGACGCCGCGCAGGCCCACGGCGCCTCGCTCAACGGCACCCCGGTCGGCGCCTTCGGCACGTTCGGGATGTTCTCGCTGTACCCCACCAAGAACATGACGTCGGGCGAGGGTGGCATGGTGTCCGCCGCCGACGAGCACATCGAGCGCAACCTGCGGCTCTACCGCAACCAGGGCATGCTGCAGCAGTACCACAACGAGGTCGTCGGCCTGAACAACCGCATGACCGACATCCACGCGGCCATCGGCCGTGTGCAGCTGACGAAGGTCGGCGCCTGGACCAAGCAGCGTCAGGACAACGCCGCGTTCCTGTCGAGCAACCTCGAGGGCGTCGTCGTCCCCCAGGTCGCCGAGGGCGCCGTGCACGTATACCACCAGTACACGGTCCGCGTCGCCGAGGACCGCGACGGTCTCTCGAAGGCGCTGAAGGAGGAGTACAACATCGGCTCCGGCATGTTCTACCCGGTTCCGAACCACCGCCTGAAGCCGTTCCAGCGCGACGTGCACCTGGCGAACACCGAGCAGGCGGCCCTCGAGTGCCTGTCGCTGCCCGTCCACCCCTCGCTCAGCCAGGGCGACCTCGAACGCATCGTGACGGCCGTCAACGCCCTCACGAAGGCCGGTGCATGA